A segment of the Mangrovimonas sp. YM274 genome:
ACGATCACGGAGAGGTGGCCAAAACCATGCTGAACGGTTTGGAAGATTCCAATTCTTTTGAAGTAATAGAGAAACAAACCGAAGAGGAAGCCAAAAATTTGGTGTCTAAAGGAGATTATCAATTGGCTGTAATAATTCCGGAGCAGTTAACGCAGGATTTGCAACAGAAAATAGCCAATAATGTGGATGGTATTATGGCTAAAGTAATGGGAGAAGAGGCCGATACCTTGCCGCAACGTATTGTGGAAAACAAAGAAGTAAGGTTGTATTTTGATCCGGCAACACAGCAATCTTTTAAAAGTTCTGTGAAAAATGGGATTGATAAAATGATATCAAAAATAGAAACACAATCTATTTACAAAGCTTTTCAAGAGCAGATCTCAGACAATCCAGAAGAGGCCATTTTTGAAACGGACAATTTTATTACATTCAAAGAAATTCTGCCCAAAATAGAGGGGCGGGATGTGCTGCCTAATTCCGTACAGCATAATGTCCCGGCTTGGACCTTATTTGCCATCTTTTTTATCATTGTTCCTTTGTCCATCAACATGGTGAAGGAAAAAAGTCAGGGAACTTTTGTGCGTTTACGAACCAATCCGGTATCCTACGCCACGGTATTGGGAGGGAAGACCATTCTGTATTTATTGGTCTGTTTAGTTCAGTTTGTTTTGATGTTGTTGGTAGGGGTGTATGTATTTCCTTCTATGGGACTTCCTGCATTGGATGTGTCAGGGCGCTTGCTCTTGTTGTTCGTGGTGGCTATTTTTTCCGGTTTGGCAGCCATAGGTTTAGGCTTGTTGTTGGGAACTGTGGCCAAGACTCAAGAACAGTCGGCACCATTTGGAGCTACATTTGTGGTGATATTGGCTGCAATAGGCGGTGTTTGGGTGCCAGTATTTATCATGCCCAAGTTTATGCAATTGCTGTCTAATATTTCACCAATGAATTGGGGGCTCAATGCTTTTTACGACGTATTTTTACGACATGCTACTCTATTGGATATTGTTCCTGAGATAACATTATTATTTATATTCTTTATATTAACTACCCTAATTGCTATTGTTTATAATGAAAAGAAAAATGCGGTCTAAACACAAGGAAATAGTTCATGAAAGTGAGGTGAGGGTGCGCTTTGTAGAAACCGATCCTCTCGGTATTGTATGGCATGGCAATTATATTCAATATTTTGAAGATGGAAGGGAAGCCTTTGGTAGAAAACACGGTATTTCATATTTAGATCAAAAGGAGCATGGGTATGCTACGCCTATCGTAAAATCTAGTACAGACCATAAGCTACCCTTGAAGTACGGCGATGTGGCCACTGTTAAAACCATTTATGTGGATACACCTGCTGCCAAAATGGTATTTCGTTATGAAATATACAATCAGAAAAAGCAATTGGTATGCACAGGTGAAACCATTCAAGTATTTGTCGATAATATTGGAGAAGGAGATCTGTCACTAAACATTCCGACGTTTTTTATGGATTGGAAGCAAAAAGTGGGGTTGCTGGATGAATAAGATATACGTTTCACATAACAACATTGTTTCATCACTAGGCTTTGACAGTCCTACGGTTGTAGAGCATATTAAGTCTGAAGTTACGGGACTTGCATTGGTTGAAAATGAAACACTGCATGCAGAACCATTTTACTCTTCTTTAATAAATACAGGAAAACTACAAGCGGCATTCCATGAACTGCAATCTCAAGACGATTACACGAGATTGGAACAAATGATGATTGTTTCCCTGCAAAAGGTTATTGAAGCATCCAACATTACATTAGATGAACGTGTTGGTTTGATTATTTCTACTACAAAAGGAAATGTAGATGTGTTGGACGCTGATAATCCGTTTCCAAAGGAAAGGGCTTATTTAAGTGAACTCGGCAGGGTTGTAAAAGCGTTTTTTGGTTTTAAAAACGAGGCTATTGTGGTATCTAATGCCTGTGTGTCTGGAATTTTATCGGTAGCTATAGCCAAGAGGTATATTGAGCAAAATGTGTATGACCATGTATTTGTGGTAAGTGGAGATGTGGTAAGTGAGTTTATATTGTCTGGTTTCAATTCTTTTCAAGCCATGAGTAATGAACTTTGCAAACCTTATGATAAACATAGAAAGGGGATTAATATAGGGGAAGTGGCAGCGAGCATTTTGGTAACAAAGGATGATACTAATTTGGCAGATGAGGCCATGGCCATTTTGGGAGAAGGCTCCTGTAACGATGCCAATCATATTTCAGGACCATCAAGAACCGGTGAAGGATTGTATAGGAGTATGGGAACGGCATTTAAGGAAGCGGGTATTAAACCTGAAAACATAGATTACATATCAGCCCATGGAACGGCCACTTTGTTTAATGACGAAATGGAGGCGATAGCCTTCAATAGAATGGGGCTGCATGAGGTGCCGTTAAACAGTTTGAAAGGGTATTTTGGGCATACATTGGGAGCTTCTGGATTATTGGAAACCATTGTCGGTATGCATTCCGTACACAATAAAACATTGTTCAAATCTCTAGGTTTTGAAACCATGGGAGTGAGCCAGCCAATAAATGTAATAACATACACAACACCACATAATATGCAGACCTTTTTAAAAACAGCCTCAGGATTTGGAGGTTGTAATACGGCTGTAATTTTTCAAAAACCAACGCAATAAACCGCAAAACTATGGCAAACAATTCTATTCGTGCAATCGATGCCCTTGAAGAGGCTCACAAAATTGCTTTTGCACCCTTCGTATTTCAAGCAGTTGTCTCGCTTCGTAAATTAGGTGTATTTGATAAGATTTTTCAATACCGAAAGAAGGGAGGGATTTCCATAGAGGGGATTGCAGAAGAATTGTCGTTAAGTGCATATGGAGTTGGGGTGTTACTTGAAATTGCCGAGAGTTCGGATATTGTAACGAAAGATGCTCAAGGCAATTACGAAATTACTACGACGGGCTATTTTTTGACCTACAACGAAACCGTTAATGTAAATATCAACTTTACTCAAGATGTCTGCTATAAAGGGTTGTATCATTTAGAAGATGCCATTAAAACGGGAAAACCTCAAGGACTAAAGGAATTGGGGGATTGGAGTACCATTTATGAAGGGTTGTCTAAATTATCGCCCCAACAGCAAAAGTCTTGGTTCGATTTTGACCATCATTATTCCGATGATATTTTTGGAGAAGCATTAAAAAAAGTATTCGCCAAAGAGCGTAAACATATTTTTGATATTGGTGCTAATACCGGTAAGTTCTCAATACGTTGTAGTAAGTTCAATAAGGAGGTGAAGGTCACTATGGTGGACCTTCCAGGCCAATTGACAAAAGCCATGGCAAATGTAGAACAAGAAGGCGTGCAGGATCGGGTGCATCCATATGAAATTGATTGGCTATCTAAAGATCCTAAAATACCGGCAGGAGCCGATACAATTTGGTTATGCCAATTTTTGGATTGTTTTTCAAAACCGGAAATAGAAAAGATTTTAACCATCTGTGCCAATGCCATGGACGATAAGGCTGAGCTTATTATTGTAGAAACCTTTACGGATAGACAGCGCTTTGACAATGCTAAATTTATTTTGGAGGCCACGTCATTATATTTTACTGTTCTAGCCAACGGAAATAGCAAAATGTACCAAGCCAAGGAGTTAATGGAAGTTGTAAATAATGCAGGGCTTGTGGTTAAGGAAGACCAACCTTTGGGAGAATACCATACTATGTTGGTTTGTCAAAAGAAATAGATAATGGAGTCAGCAGTAAACATTTGTTCATATGCTTCGATAAGGGATGGAAAAGTGACCTTAAAGGGAGATACTCTTTTTGAGGGGAGGCAATCTGATTTTGCAGAATTTATCAAAGCTGCTTATAAGTCGTTTGGGTTAAAATACCCTAAGTTCTTTAAGATGGATAACTTGAGTAAATTAGCTTTTCTAACGGCTGAAGCAATCCTTAAAAATGAGCAATTGAATTTAGATGCTGAAAATAACATAGCCATTGTGCTATCCAATAGAGCTTCTAGTTTAGATACTGATAGGGCTCACCAAACCTCCATTCAAAATAAAGAAAAATATTACCCAAGTCCGGCAGTATTTGTATACACGCTGCCTAATATTTGTATAGGGGAGATTAGTATAAAATATAAACTGTATTCTGAAAATAGTTTTTTTATATTTGACAGATTTAATGCCGATCATTTGTTGACTTCAGCAAACAGCCTTTTGGAAAGCGGAAAAGCAGACCAAGTGTTATGCGGATGGGTAGATTATGATACAGATGATTACGAAGCATTTTTGTATTTGGTTTCCAAAAATTCTGGACTTCCTCATACAAGAGAACAAATTTTAACATTATACAATACTTAAATATGGAAGCTTTAAAACAAGAATTGAAAGAGAACATTATAGAGCAATTAAATTTGGAAGATATGGTGGTTGCCGATATTGCAGATGATGATATGCTGTTTGGCGATGGCCTTGGTTTGGACTCTATTGATGCCTTGGAATTGATTGTAATGCTCGATAAAAACTACGGGATTAAGCTTACCGATCCAAAAGAAGGACGTGCCATTTTTGAATCTATCAACACGATGGCCGCTTATATTTCTGAACACAGAACCAAGTAATTTTTTTTAATGGGGAAAGGAGTAGCTATAACTGGAATGGGGATAGTTTCTGCCATAGGTAACAATGTGGCCGAAAATTACCAATCGCTGATTTTGGGAAATAAGGGAATTTCCAGAATTTCCAAAATCGAAACCATTCACAGAGATGATATTATGGTGGGCGAAATTGCTGCCACAAATCAAGAGCTCATAACTCAATTGGGGTTATCTCCAGAAAACAATTATTCCAGGACGGCACTTCTTGGTGGCGTGGCGGCCAAACAGGCTGTTGATAGTGCAGGGATATTTGATATTTCGCAATATAAAACAGGATTGGTTTCTGCTACCAGCGTAGGTGGTATGGACATGACCGAGAAATATTATTACGAATATCCAAACAACCAAGCGGTTCAAAAATACATCCATGGGCACCATGCTGGTGATTCTACCCAAAAAATAGCGGAACAACTCGGTATTGAAAAAGGCTTGGTAACCACAATTAGTACGGCGTGTTCTTCGGCTGCCAATGCTATTATGTTTGGAGCTCGATTGATTAAATCTGGTCAGTTGGACCGGGTCGTGGTTGGTGGTGCGGATTGTTTGTCGAAGTTTACTATTAATGGGTTTAAAACCTTGATGATTCTGTCGGATACCTACAATACGCCTTTTGATGAACACCGTAAAGGATTAAATCTGGGAGAGGCTGCTGCTTTCTTGGTTTTAGAGTCGGATGCTGTGGTAGAAGCTGAAAACAAACCGGTATTGGCTTATGTAAAAGGTTATGGTAATGCCAACGACGCCTTTCACCAAACTGCGTCATCCGATTTTGGGGATGGGGCAACTTTAGCGATGGAAAAAGCACTTCAAGTAGCAGGATTGGAGCCTAAGGATATCGATTATATCAATGCTCATGGCACATCCACAGGAAATAACGATTTGTCTGAAGGACGTGCTATCATAAGGGTTTTTGGAGATGCGGTTCCTGAATTCAGTTCAACAAAAGCTTTTACCGGCCATACATTGGCAGCTGCAGGAGCTATAGAAGCGGTGTACTCTATTTTGGCTCTTCAGCACAATGAGATTTTTCCAAACTTAAACTATAAAACTCCCATGGAAGCCTTTCATATTCAACCAGAGGCGACCTTAAAATCAAAGGAGTTACACACGGTAATGTCCAATTCGTTTGGTTTTGGAGGAAATTGTTCCACTGTGATATTTTCAAAAGAAGCCTAATGAGAAGTGTATATATAAATAGCATCGGATCTATTTCTGCTCAAAAAACATTTGATAGTACTGAGTTTTTAAATGAAGTGTTGTCCTATAAAGAACTGGTTTTGCCTGTGGTGAACCCTAATTATAAGGATTATATTCCCCCTGCTGCTGCGCGTAGGATGGCAAAAGGAATCAAGATGGGAGTGGTAGCATCTAAAATTGCATTAAAAGACGCAGGACTGGAGGAAGTAGATGCTATTATTACAGGAACAGGAATGGGATGTCTAAAGGATTCTGAAAAATTTCTCAGCGCTATCTTGGATAATAATGAACAATACCTTACCCCTACCTCCTTTATACAGTCTACTCATAATACGGTGGGAGGGCAAATAGCATTGGAACTACAATGTAAGGGGTATAATTTTACCTATGTGCACTCTAGTGTCTCTTTTGAATCAGCCTTGATGGATGCCAAACTGCAACTGGAGTTGGATGAGGCAAAACATATTTTAATAGGAGGAGTTGATGAAATTGGCGATTATACGGTAGAGCTTCATAAGCTGGTGAATCATATAAAAGCGGAAGCAGAAGATTCATTACAGGTTTTAAACTCGAATACCAAAGGAGCTATTTATGGGGAAGGCGCTAACTTTTTTGTGCTATCCAACGAAAAAACGGAACATTCTTACGCAAAACTAACTGCGGTGACTGTTTTTAATACTTTGCCAAAATCAGAATTAAACATTGAGGTAGAAGCGTTTTTATTTGCCAATGGTTTGTCTGTTGAAGATATTGATGTTGTTGTATTGGGGAATAATGGCGATGTCCAGTTTGATGGTTATTATGAAACTTTATCAAGTGGATTGCTTCAAAATACCCCACAAGTATGCTATAAACATTTATGTGGAGAATTTAATACTGCGTCCTCTTTTGCATTTTGGGTTGCGGTTAAAATATTGAAGACACAGTCTTTGCCGGAAGTACTTCAATACAATAATCGTACGGTTACAGATATAAAAAATGTGTTGTTGTACAATCAGTACAGAGGCGAGAATCACAGCTTTACCTTAGTACAGCAATGTTAAAATTTAAAACGGTAAATATAGCGGCAGTTTTTGTTTTTGTAAGTTTGCTGCTCCTTTCTACTGTTTATGACATTTCAATTTTTTGGTTTTTAGTAGTAGTGTTTTTATGGTTAGCATTGACTGCTATGGGGTCTGCTTTTGTTGGTTGGAACTACCACGTACCTTCCATTAACTTTTGTCCGAAAACCGTTAAAAACCAAGTGGCCATAACGTTCGATGATGGACCTAATCCAGAGTATACTCCAAGAGTATTGGAGCTTTTAAAGGTCTATAATGCGAAAGCTACATTCTTTTGTATCGGGAAGCATATTGCGGCACACCCCGAACTTTTTAAACGTATTTTGGAAGAGGGACATACCGTAGGAAACCATACCTTTTCGCATCGCTCTAGTTTTGGGTTTTTGCCAACCTCGAAGGTGGTTTCGGAATTAACACAAACCAACGCTATTGCCAAAAAGCATTCGGGATTGCAATTACAGCTATACCGGCCAGCATTTGGAGTTACCAATCCTAATATTGCAAAGGCTTTGAAAATATTGGGGCTGCAGTCTGTTGGTTGGAACAAACGTTCTTTGGACACTACTTCATTGAGTGAAACAGAAATTCTAAAAAGAATTACCACCAATCTTAAAAAAGGCGACATTATCCTTTTACATGATACAAGCGAAAAATCGGTAAGGGTTTTGGAACAGTTATTGCTATTTTTACGCCAAGAAAACCTGGAATCTGTTTCGGTAGATTCACTTTGTAACATGAAAGCTTATGCGTAACCTTGTCTACTTTTTGTTATTAGTGTTTGGAACATTGAAGGCGCAAACCCCAATGACCGCTTCACAAGCCAATGCTTTAAAAGATAAGGTCAAATCTTTGGCATTGGCTACCAATTCTATTGTGAGCGATTTTACGCAGTATAAGCATATGGACTTTTTGTCTGAGGACATAGTGACCAAGGGGAATATGGCCTTTAAATCACCAGATTTATTAAAATGGGCTTATTTGGAGCCTTTTCAGTATCAGGTGATTTTTAAAAATGAAACCCTGTATATAGATGATGAAGGCAAGAAAAGCGATGTGGATTTGGGGGCCAATAAAATGTTTAAGGAATTAAATACTCTTATCGTTAGAAGTGTTAAAGGCGATATGTTTGACGACACGGCTTTTGATATTGCCTATTTTACAATTGATAAGTCTAGCGAAGTTCATTTTGCTCCAAAGGATACTAGGTTTTCAAAATTCATAAAAAACTTTCAAATTACGTTTAATGGAGAAGGGGATGTTGTAGAGGTTAAAATGGTAGAACCTTCAGGGGACTATACCAAAATTGTTTTCAATAATAAAGTACTAAACCCTCCTTTGGATGACGAGATATTTGCTCATTAGCATAGGGCTACTTTTGTTGGTTGCCTGCGGTTCGTATCCAAAACGGCAAGGCTTTCAAATAGAAGAAAAAGCGGCTTTGATTGTAAATCCTTATTTTTCGGATGTATCTAAAGATTATGTTTACAAAGCAAACATTGAGGTTTACGGCAAGACTTTTGGAGGTCTTTTAATTGTAAAAAAGATAGAGGAAAGCAAGCATAGGGTGGTGTTTACCACAGAGATGGGGAATAAATTGTTCGATTTTAGTTTTGAAAATGAGGTTTTTACGGTGAATTATATTTTGGAGGAATTGGACAAAAAAATGCTTATCAACATTTTGCGGGATGATTTTTTGGTATTTGTTCAAAGTCCGATACAAATTGAGAACGCTTATAGCAAGGATAATTTCCATATTTTTGAAGCAGAATTAAATGGGAAGCCTCATTTTTATTTTTTTAAAAATGATCAATTACTTGAGGTGCTGAGAACAAAGGGGAGTAAAGAAAAAGTAAGTTTTTTGTTTAATGATATAGAGAGGGGATTAGCTAAAAAGATTGAGATTACACACCATAATATTAAGTTGAAAATTAACCTTAAATCAATCAAATAACCAATACTATGAAACATTTATCATTGACTTTTCTGTTTGTTATGGCTGCTGTTACCTTTGGTTTTTCGCAGGTAAAGGTACGTCCCGGGCTTAAATTAGGATTCAATTCTTCTACGGTTTCCAACCTTCCAAGGTCAGAATCTAAATTGGGGTTTCAAGGAGCTATGTTTGCCAATGTTCATTTTGTGAGTTTTTACGAGTTACAAGCTGAAGCTTCGTTTTCCAATCAAGGATATGAGAGGAACGCCATGGGCGAAAGTGGAGATGTTGATATAAAATATATTGGTTTTGCTTTGTCCAATAAATTTTTTGTAGTGCCAAATTTGGGCTTGCACTTGTTGGTTGGGCCTAGTGTGGAAGTAAATGTTTCCGATGAGGATGCAGACATTACCCCTTTTGATTTTTCCTTTTTTGGAGGTGTGGGTTATGAGTTTCCCTTTGGATTGGGGCTTGAACTTCGATATAAGCAAGGCATAATTGATATAAGAGATGGATATTGGGAGGAGTTTGAAGAAGGAGACGAACTGTTTGACGACAATGTGTTAAATGGGGTATTGCAGTTTGGAGTATTCTACAAATTCCAATTCTAGCCAAAATTAAATAAGATACCTAGAGGGACAGTGACCTTGGGATTTAAATAAAGATATGTTGTTAAAGGATTTTTATACCGTAAATGAAATAGCTGTCGCTGATCAATCTGCGACGGCAAAAATAACGATAAACAAGGAGCACGAAGTGTTCAAGGGGCATTTTCCTGGAAACCCAGTAACTCCTGGTGTGTGCATGATGCAGATTATTAAAGAACTCACGGAAGAGATTGTAGGTGAAAAGCTGTTTATGGAATCTTGTAGCAATGTAAAGTTTATGGCTATTATCAATCCAGAGCTTACGCCTGTATTACATTTAGACCTGTCTATTTCCAAAGATGATAATTTGGTCAAGGTTAAAAATGCAACAAAATTCAATGATACTGTTGCCCTTAAATTATCTTCTGTCTTTAAAGTAGTAAAAGGATGAAAACATTGTTTCTTTTGGCTGGAGCTTTTCTTTTGATGCAAAGTTTGGACTTGGCAGAGGTTCGCAGCGCCTATAAAGAAGCTGCTCATGATAGCTCAAAAGTTGAGGTTTTCTATAAATCTTTGTCTGCGGTTACCAAGGATGACAATATTTCATTGGTGGCTTATAAAGGAGCTGCCATTGCACTAAAAGCTAAGCAAGCCCCAACCATAAAAGAAAAAAAAGCAGGCTTTATGGAAGGTGTGTCTTTAATTGAGTTTGCAATTGCTAAGGAGCCTAATGCCATTGAACCACGCTTTGTGCGTTTGGGAATTCAGGAAAATACACCTAAACTATTGAAATACAAAGAGGATATAGAAGAGGATAAATCGATGCTGCTGAGTGAATTCAAAAACATCAATTCTTCCAACCTTAAAGGGCATATTAAGGACTATATTTTACAGTCTAAAGTCTTTACAACTGAAGAAAAAACAGTAATTTCGAAGCTCTAATAGAATAAGCTTTCATTTCAGTGAATACGGACCCAATCTCACAAAAAATCAAAGACCTTAAGGCTTGTGTGTTGATTCCTACATACAATAACCATCGCACCTTGCAAAGGGTTCTTGATGGAGTCTTGGAATACACAGATGATATCTTGGTTGTTAATGACGGTTCGACAGATGCAACTAAGTCAATATTGCAATCTTACACTAATATTCATTGTCTGCATTTTAATGAGAACAAAGGGAAAGGTGTTGCTTTAAGGGAAGGGTTTAAAAAAGCTGTGGAGCTGACTTATGACTATGTTATTACCATCGATTCAGATGGGCAGCATTTTCCTAGTGATATCCCCGTGTTTTTAGAGGCTTTAGAAAATCATCCTACGGGAGAGTTACTGCTTATTGGAGCGCGTAATATGAGTCAGGAAGGGGTGCCCTCCAAAAGTAGTTTTGGGAATAAGTTTTCCAATTTTTGGTTTTGGTTTGAGACTGGAATCAAATTGGACGATACCCAATCGGGCTTTCGACTTTATCCACTGAAGCATTTAAAGGCGCTTAAATTTTATACTACCAAGTTTGAGTTTGAAATTGAGGTGATTGTAAAGGCAGCATGGCGAGACGTTGAAGTGAAAAATGTACCTATTCAAGTGCTTTATGATGAAAGTGAAAGAGTTTCGCACTTTAGGCCCTTCAAGGATTTTACCCGAATAAGTATTTTAAACACTTGGTTGGTGTTTTTAACCATCTTTTACATAAAACCGCGGGAGGTCTATAGAAATCTTAAAAAAAAAGGTGTTAAGCGTTTTTTGATAGAAGACTTTCTGGGAAGTTATGATTCGCCTAGTAAAAAGGCTTTGTCCATTGCCTTGGGAGTGTTTATTGGGCTATCGCCGTTTTGGGGATTTCATACTGTTTTGGTGATTTTCCTTGCTATTTTTTTAAAGTTGAATAAGCCTATTGCCTTTGCTTTCTCTAATGTAAGCTTGCCGCCTTTCATTCCACTTGTATTATATACAAGTTCAAAAATAGGACAATACATTTTAGGAGTAGATTTTTCATATTCTATTGAAGAGATTACGTCTAATTTTGGGGCAATCCGTCATTTTGAAGCCTATTTGATCGGGAGTTTTACTTTGGCAATTATCATGTCCGCGCTTTCAGGAATGGTAGGATTTCTTTTCTTTTCTATTTTTGACAAAAAGAAAGTGATTTTAAAGAATGGCTAAAGTGTTCTACACGCTATACCAAACTATTTCCAAAAGAAAAACAATTGGTTTTATTGGAATGCTATTGACTGTACTTGTACTGTCATGGCTGGCAAGCCAAATTGTTTTTGAAGAAGATATCACTAAGCTTATTCCTGTTGAAGAAAAGGATTCTGATGTTCAAAAGGTACTTCAAACCGTAAATTTTGCCGATAAAATTATTGTACATGTTTCAAAGGAGCCTGATGGTGAAGTTGAAGATTTAACGGAATATGCCTCAGAGTTTTTGAATAGTGTTAGTTCCAATTTTACGGCTTATGTTCAAGATGTTCAGGGACGTGTAAAGGATGAGCAGGCATTGCAAACTTTGGATTTTGTCTATGAAAACCTTCCCTTATTTCTGGATGATGCGGACTACTCGACTATTCAAAGCAAATTAGCTAAGGACAGTATAAATGCCATTACCAAAAACAATTATAAAACGTTAGTTTCTCCAACTGGAATTGTTGCCAAGCAAACTATTTTAAAGGATCCTTTGGGGATTTCGTTTATGGGGCTTAATAAACTAAGGCAGTTAAATATTGGAGATGAGTTTACCTTACATAATGGGTTTTTGTTGAGTAAGGATCAAAACCATCTACTGCTGTTTATTACACCAAATTTTAGTTCTAGTGAAACGGCTCAAAATACCTTGTTTGCTGAGGAACTATATGGACTTCAAGATGCATTGAATAGGAGTTTTCAAGATAAGAACGTACAAAGTGAATATTTTGGAGGAGCATTGATTGCTGTTGAAAATGCCAAACAGATTAAGAAGGATATTCAGTTTACGGTAGGGATCGCCATGACTGTTTTGCTAATTATTCTAATCGTTTTTTATAAACGGCTATGGTTGCCAATTGTACTTTTTACACCAACTCTTTTTGGCGGATTAGTAGCCATTGCAGTTTTGTTCCTTATTAGGGAAAAAATATCAGCAGTTTCCTTAGGAATTGGATCGGTGCTTTTGGGGGTAACCTTAGATTATTCGTTACATGTATTAACACATATTAGGAGCAATAGTAACGTGAAAGCCTTGTATGAGGATATCACTAAGCCTATTTTGATGAGTAGTTTAACCACTGCCTTGGCGTTTTTATGTCTATTGTTTGTGAAATCGCAGGCACTCCAGGATTTAGGTGTTTTTGCGGCCATTAGTGTTTTGGGAGCTTCGGTTTTTGCACTAATTTTTATTCCGCAGGTATACAAGGAGTCAAGAGAACGTACAACAAAATCTACTTGGATTGATACATTGGCATCGTTTCCGTGGCACCGTAAAAAGTGGGCCTTT
Coding sequences within it:
- a CDS encoding polysaccharide deacetylase family protein; its protein translation is MLKFKTVNIAAVFVFVSLLLLSTVYDISIFWFLVVVFLWLALTAMGSAFVGWNYHVPSINFCPKTVKNQVAITFDDGPNPEYTPRVLELLKVYNAKATFFCIGKHIAAHPELFKRILEEGHTVGNHTFSHRSSFGFLPTSKVVSELTQTNAIAKKHSGLQLQLYRPAFGVTNPNIAKALKILGLQSVGWNKRSLDTTSLSETEILKRITTNLKKGDIILLHDTSEKSVRVLEQLLLFLRQENLESVSVDSLCNMKAYA
- a CDS encoding outer membrane lipoprotein carrier protein LolA, coding for MRNLVYFLLLVFGTLKAQTPMTASQANALKDKVKSLALATNSIVSDFTQYKHMDFLSEDIVTKGNMAFKSPDLLKWAYLEPFQYQVIFKNETLYIDDEGKKSDVDLGANKMFKELNTLIVRSVKGDMFDDTAFDIAYFTIDKSSEVHFAPKDTRFSKFIKNFQITFNGEGDVVEVKMVEPSGDYTKIVFNNKVLNPPLDDEIFAH
- a CDS encoding porin family protein; amino-acid sequence: MKHLSLTFLFVMAAVTFGFSQVKVRPGLKLGFNSSTVSNLPRSESKLGFQGAMFANVHFVSFYELQAEASFSNQGYERNAMGESGDVDIKYIGFALSNKFFVVPNLGLHLLVGPSVEVNVSDEDADITPFDFSFFGGVGYEFPFGLGLELRYKQGIIDIRDGYWEEFEEGDELFDDNVLNGVLQFGVFYKFQF
- a CDS encoding 3-hydroxyacyl-ACP dehydratase, encoding MLLKDFYTVNEIAVADQSATAKITINKEHEVFKGHFPGNPVTPGVCMMQIIKELTEEIVGEKLFMESCSNVKFMAIINPELTPVLHLDLSISKDDNLVKVKNATKFNDTVALKLSSVFKVVKG
- a CDS encoding DUF2062 domain-containing protein, with amino-acid sequence MNTDPISQKIKDLKACVLIPTYNNHRTLQRVLDGVLEYTDDILVVNDGSTDATKSILQSYTNIHCLHFNENKGKGVALREGFKKAVELTYDYVITIDSDGQHFPSDIPVFLEALENHPTGELLLIGARNMSQEGVPSKSSFGNKFSNFWFWFETGIKLDDTQSGFRLYPLKHLKALKFYTTKFEFEIEVIVKAAWRDVEVKNVPIQVLYDESERVSHFRPFKDFTRISILNTWLVFLTIFYIKPREVYRNLKKKGVKRFLIEDFLGSYDSPSKKALSIALGVFIGLSPFWGFHTVLVIFLAIFLKLNKPIAFAFSNVSLPPFIPLVLYTSSKIGQYILGVDFSYSIEEITSNFGAIRHFEAYLIGSFTLAIIMSALSGMVGFLFFSIFDKKKVILKNG